The following proteins are encoded in a genomic region of Micrococcaceae bacterium Sec5.8:
- a CDS encoding amino acid ABC transporter ATP-binding protein has protein sequence MSEFASGSLTGKNLHLSFGSNHVLRGIDLQVEKGTTASVIGPSGSGKSTLLRVMNRLIEPDQGDILLDGRSVLQDNPDELRQRIGMVFQQFNLFPHKTVVDNVSLALRKLRGMSKEQAREEAVAQLDLVGLKHKADARPANLSGGQQQRVAIARALAMKPEVMFFDEATSALDPELVKGVLALMADLAKGGMTMVVVTHEMGFSRNVSDTVTFMDAGVVVESGPPEQLFTDPRTERLQGFLSDVL, from the coding sequence ATGAGTGAATTCGCCTCAGGTTCGCTGACCGGCAAGAACCTGCACCTGTCCTTCGGCTCCAACCATGTCCTCCGCGGCATCGACCTTCAGGTTGAAAAGGGCACCACCGCTTCGGTGATCGGTCCGTCCGGCTCCGGCAAGTCAACGCTCCTCCGGGTGATGAACCGCCTGATCGAACCGGATCAGGGTGACATCCTGCTGGATGGACGGTCAGTACTCCAGGACAACCCGGATGAATTGCGCCAGCGCATCGGCATGGTGTTCCAGCAGTTCAACCTGTTTCCGCACAAGACCGTGGTGGACAACGTCTCGCTGGCACTGCGCAAGCTCCGCGGCATGTCCAAGGAGCAGGCCCGCGAGGAGGCAGTTGCCCAGCTTGACCTCGTGGGGCTCAAGCACAAGGCGGATGCCCGCCCCGCGAATCTCTCCGGAGGTCAGCAGCAGCGGGTGGCGATAGCGCGGGCTCTGGCCATGAAACCCGAAGTGATGTTCTTCGACGAGGCCACCTCGGCTCTCGACCCGGAGCTCGTCAAGGGCGTGCTGGCGTTGATGGCCGACCTCGCCAAGGGCGGCATGACCATGGTCGTGGTCACGCACGAGATGGGCTTCTCCCGGAACGTCTCGGACACCGTGACATTCATGGATGCCGGTGTTGTCGTGGAGTCCGGTCCGCCGGAACAGCTCTTCACCGATCCGCGCACGGAACGGCTCCAGGGATTCCTTTCGGACGTCCTCTAG
- the hemL gene encoding glutamate-1-semialdehyde 2,1-aminomutase, whose protein sequence is MTSSHPRNEELFDRARQLMPGGVNSPVRAFGSVGGTPRFMVSAAGPYLTDADGAEYVDLVCSWGPALLGHAHPAVLSAVHAAVDRGLSFGASTPDEANLAAIVQERVPAAERVRMVSTGTEATMTAVRLARGFTGRNLIIKFAGCYHGHLDGLLAAAGSGLATLALPGSAGVTAATAAETLVLPYNDLAAVEAAFAKHGDNIAAVITEAAPANMGVVTPGEGFNAGLSRITREHGALLILDEVLTGFRTGYAGYWGLTGGAADAAEPWTPDLLTFGKVIGGGMPTAALAGRAEVMDYLAPLGPVYQAGTLSGNPVAMAAGVATLTHATAEVYSFVDARSLELSTALSGALDAAGVDHSIQRAGNLFSMAFGTSARGVHNYDDAQGQEVFRYAPFFHSMLDSGVYLPPSVFEAWFLSAAHDDAAMNRIFDALPAAARAAAAATA, encoded by the coding sequence ATGACTTCCAGCCACCCTCGCAACGAGGAACTCTTCGACCGCGCCCGCCAGCTCATGCCGGGCGGCGTGAACTCGCCGGTCCGTGCGTTCGGCTCCGTCGGCGGGACCCCGCGGTTCATGGTCTCCGCCGCAGGCCCCTATCTGACCGATGCCGACGGCGCGGAGTATGTGGACCTGGTCTGCTCCTGGGGCCCGGCGTTGCTGGGCCATGCCCATCCGGCCGTACTCTCCGCCGTGCACGCCGCCGTTGACCGCGGGCTGTCCTTCGGCGCGTCGACGCCGGACGAGGCCAACCTCGCCGCGATTGTCCAGGAACGCGTTCCGGCCGCCGAACGCGTCCGCATGGTCTCCACCGGCACCGAGGCGACCATGACCGCCGTCCGGCTGGCCCGTGGCTTCACCGGCCGGAACCTCATCATCAAGTTTGCCGGCTGCTACCACGGCCACCTCGACGGGCTGCTCGCCGCTGCGGGCTCCGGCCTGGCCACCCTCGCGCTGCCGGGCTCCGCCGGGGTCACCGCCGCCACCGCCGCTGAAACTCTGGTGCTGCCCTACAATGATCTCGCCGCTGTGGAGGCAGCCTTCGCAAAACACGGGGACAACATCGCCGCCGTCATTACCGAGGCGGCGCCGGCCAACATGGGCGTCGTCACACCGGGCGAGGGCTTCAACGCCGGGTTGTCACGCATCACCCGGGAGCACGGTGCCCTGCTGATCCTCGATGAAGTCCTCACCGGCTTCCGGACGGGATACGCGGGCTACTGGGGACTCACCGGCGGCGCAGCCGATGCCGCGGAGCCCTGGACCCCGGACCTGCTGACGTTCGGCAAGGTCATTGGCGGCGGGATGCCGACGGCGGCCCTCGCCGGGCGCGCCGAGGTCATGGACTACCTCGCTCCGCTGGGGCCGGTCTACCAGGCCGGGACGCTGTCCGGCAATCCCGTAGCGATGGCTGCCGGCGTCGCAACCCTGACCCACGCCACCGCCGAGGTCTACTCCTTCGTCGATGCCCGCTCCCTGGAGCTCTCCACCGCCCTGTCAGGGGCGCTGGACGCGGCCGGGGTGGACCATTCGATCCAGCGTGCCGGGAACCTGTTCTCCATGGCGTTCGGCACCTCCGCCAGGGGCGTGCACAACTACGACGACGCCCAGGGCCAGGAAGTATTCCGCTACGCGCCCTTCTTCCACTCCATGCTCGACTCGGGGGTGTACCTGCCGCCGTCAGTCTTCGAGGCCTGGTTCCTCTCCGCCGCGCACGACGACGCTGCGATGAACAGGATCTTCGACGCCCTGCCGGCCGCCGCCAGGGCTGCGGCCGCCGCAACGGCGTAA
- a CDS encoding LLM class flavin-dependent oxidoreductase — protein MHSMTTPDPASGTNPTAPAGPDRVLLGLNTFGDVGVFPDGHPVPHAQVLRQLLEQAELADQVGLHAFGVGEHHRRDFAVSAPEVFLAAAAARTKNIRLGSAVTVLSSDDPIRVFQRFSTVDAISNGRAEIMLGRGSFVESFPLFGLNLADYEVLFEEKLELFDKARAQEPIHWEGRTRPPISGLSAYPPLEHHLLPAWIGVGGTPESVLRCAEYGYPIIFAIIGGQPRSFAPLANLYRDAMAKYGHPMQQIATHSPGHVAATDEEAREEFFPHWLGQRNQIGAERGWGPGNRAEFDAMCTPEGALYVGSPETVAAKIALLKSNLGVDRFDLKYSNGTLPHTAMMRSIELFGTEVAPRVAALLAAGAPQN, from the coding sequence ATGCACTCGATGACGACGCCGGATCCAGCCTCCGGAACGAACCCCACCGCCCCCGCGGGTCCGGATCGCGTCCTGCTGGGCCTTAACACCTTCGGCGACGTCGGGGTCTTCCCCGACGGGCACCCGGTTCCACACGCCCAGGTGCTGCGCCAACTGCTGGAACAGGCTGAACTCGCCGATCAGGTGGGTCTGCATGCCTTCGGGGTGGGGGAGCACCACCGTCGCGACTTCGCGGTCTCCGCTCCCGAGGTGTTTCTCGCCGCCGCGGCCGCCCGGACCAAAAACATCCGGCTCGGCTCAGCCGTGACGGTCCTGAGCTCCGATGACCCTATCCGCGTCTTCCAGCGCTTTTCCACCGTTGACGCCATCTCCAACGGCCGGGCCGAGATCATGCTGGGCCGGGGCTCCTTCGTGGAGTCCTTCCCGCTGTTCGGACTCAACCTGGCCGACTACGAGGTCCTGTTCGAGGAGAAGCTTGAGCTCTTCGACAAGGCCCGGGCCCAGGAGCCCATTCACTGGGAAGGCCGGACCCGGCCGCCCATCAGCGGCCTCAGCGCCTACCCGCCGCTCGAACACCACCTGCTGCCCGCCTGGATCGGCGTCGGCGGAACACCCGAATCGGTGCTGCGCTGCGCCGAGTACGGTTATCCGATCATCTTCGCCATCATCGGCGGACAGCCGAGGTCCTTCGCGCCGTTGGCCAACCTCTACCGCGATGCGATGGCGAAATACGGCCACCCGATGCAGCAGATCGCCACTCATTCGCCGGGCCACGTTGCTGCCACGGACGAGGAAGCCCGGGAAGAATTCTTCCCGCACTGGCTGGGCCAGCGCAACCAGATCGGCGCCGAACGCGGGTGGGGCCCGGGCAACCGGGCCGAGTTTGACGCCATGTGCACCCCGGAGGGTGCCCTGTACGTGGGGTCCCCGGAGACCGTCGCCGCGAAGATCGCCCTGCTGAAAAGCAACCTCGGCGTAGACCGGTTCGACCTCAAGTACAGCAACGGCACCCTGCCGCACACAGCGATGATGCGCTCCATTGAGCTGTTCGGCACGGAGGTGGCCCCCCGGGTGGCTGCCCTGCTGGCCGCCGGCGCTCCGCAGAACTGA
- the hemB gene encoding porphobilinogen synthase, whose product MSFPTHRPRRLRTTPAMRQLTAEYRLSASELILPAFIREGLTEPNPIASMPGVQQHTTDSLKRAAREAVELGVGGIMLFGIPAVRDATGTASLDPDGVLNKAIRDVRAEVGDELVIMSDVCLDEFTDHGHCGVLDAHGYVDNDATLEIYGRMAVAQAEAGAHVLGPSGMMDGQIAVIRQALEDAGHATTAVVAYAAKYASAFYGPFREAVDSQLTGDRRTYQMDAANRREALLEVELDLAEGADMVMVKPAMSYLDILADVAAMSPVPVAAYQISGEYSMIEAAAANGWIDRQAAITESVLGIKRAGANMVLTYWASELAGWLRES is encoded by the coding sequence ATGAGCTTTCCCACCCACCGTCCCCGCCGGCTTCGCACCACCCCGGCCATGCGCCAGCTGACGGCCGAATACCGACTCTCCGCCTCGGAATTGATCCTTCCCGCCTTCATCCGTGAAGGCCTGACCGAGCCGAACCCCATCGCCTCGATGCCCGGCGTGCAGCAACACACCACCGACAGCCTCAAGCGGGCCGCCCGCGAGGCCGTGGAGCTCGGCGTCGGCGGCATCATGCTCTTCGGAATCCCGGCGGTCCGCGACGCCACCGGCACCGCCTCGCTGGACCCCGACGGCGTCCTGAACAAAGCGATCCGCGACGTCCGGGCCGAGGTGGGCGACGAACTGGTCATCATGAGCGACGTCTGCCTCGATGAATTCACCGACCACGGGCACTGCGGGGTCCTGGACGCCCACGGCTACGTGGACAACGACGCCACCCTGGAAATCTACGGCCGGATGGCCGTGGCCCAGGCCGAGGCCGGTGCCCACGTCCTCGGCCCGTCCGGAATGATGGACGGCCAAATAGCAGTGATCCGTCAGGCCCTTGAGGACGCCGGCCACGCCACCACCGCCGTGGTCGCCTATGCCGCGAAATACGCCTCGGCGTTCTACGGCCCCTTCCGCGAGGCCGTCGATTCGCAGCTCACCGGCGACCGCCGCACCTACCAGATGGACGCTGCGAACCGCCGCGAAGCGCTCCTGGAAGTCGAACTGGACCTCGCCGAAGGCGCCGACATGGTCATGGTCAAGCCGGCCATGAGCTACCTCGATATTCTGGCCGACGTCGCTGCCATGAGTCCCGTACCGGTGGCCGCTTATCAGATCTCCGGTGAGTACTCCATGATCGAGGCCGCTGCGGCGAACGGCTGGATCGACCGGCAGGCCGCGATCACCGAATCGGTGCTGGGCATCAAGCGGGCCGGAGCCAACATGGTCCTCACATACTGGGCCAGCGAACTCGCCGGCTGGCTGCGGGAGTCCTGA
- a CDS encoding uroporphyrinogen-III synthase: MRAPAGAKVLVARSPDRAAELVSALRGAGAEPLLLPLIDFELASDQHSLDVAFDALGAGAYNWLVVSSVTAVQALEVKAADRGSTLSSWLPGSLLVATIGPATRRFLESRGIAVDLAPTRQQSGAGLIDIWPPHQGSVLLPQADIADPRLRRGLQAQGAFVQAVTAYRTVDYPADASRSLAAALPAQLPSGADPENDAVVLTPAQARAEISAGRLDAVVAASPSAARRIHEDLAPLGGCRFVAIGRSTAAEAEFLGLTVAAVAEKPTASGLVAAVVRSLARQPSPHHQPVNEPPAKDTP, from the coding sequence ATGAGGGCGCCGGCGGGCGCCAAGGTCCTCGTGGCCCGCAGCCCGGATCGCGCTGCCGAGCTCGTCTCCGCGCTGCGCGGCGCCGGCGCCGAGCCGCTGCTGTTGCCGTTGATCGACTTCGAGCTCGCCAGCGACCAGCACTCACTGGATGTCGCCTTTGACGCCCTCGGCGCCGGTGCCTATAACTGGTTGGTGGTCAGCAGCGTCACCGCGGTCCAGGCGCTCGAGGTCAAGGCCGCCGACCGGGGAAGCACGCTGAGCAGTTGGCTCCCCGGCAGCCTTCTGGTCGCCACCATCGGGCCGGCCACCCGCCGTTTCCTCGAATCCCGGGGCATTGCCGTCGACCTGGCGCCCACCAGGCAGCAGTCCGGCGCCGGACTGATCGATATCTGGCCCCCGCACCAGGGCAGCGTTCTTCTGCCGCAGGCCGATATCGCGGACCCCCGGCTCCGCCGCGGGCTTCAGGCACAAGGCGCCTTCGTCCAGGCCGTGACGGCGTACCGCACCGTGGACTATCCGGCGGACGCCAGCCGCAGCCTCGCCGCCGCCCTGCCAGCACAGCTGCCGTCCGGGGCGGACCCGGAAAATGACGCCGTCGTCCTCACCCCGGCGCAGGCGAGAGCTGAAATCAGCGCCGGCCGGCTCGATGCCGTCGTCGCTGCCTCCCCAAGTGCCGCCCGGCGCATCCACGAGGATCTGGCCCCGCTGGGCGGCTGCCGGTTCGTCGCCATCGGACGGTCCACCGCCGCCGAAGCGGAGTTCCTTGGCCTCACAGTGGCGGCCGTCGCGGAGAAGCCAACCGCTTCCGGGCTGGTGGCCGCCGTCGTGCGGTCCCTGGCACGCCAGCCGTCACCCCATCATCAGCCAGTCAACGAGCCCCCTGCAAAGGACACCCCATGA
- the hemC gene encoding hydroxymethylbilane synthase, producing the protein MTVRIGTRASKLALTQTRQTADQLTAVGGFPVELVHIRTDGDVLTGSLSQMGGTGVFVAALRDALLQDKCDVAVHSLKDLPTGAALGLTLAATPKRVDVRDVVCARDGLKLADLPAGATVGTGSPRRAAQLRAARPDLDIRDIRGNVDTRLGRVPGLPGNSTDAVVNGKSCDLDAVVLAAAGLQRIGRLDAVSEFLGTEVMLPAAGQGSLAIECRYADAPRKAGSTEGSQGVLAQALAALDDPDTRLAVTAERALLARLEAGCAAPVGAYAQRKGNLLHLEAVVCAVDGTATVRDEKSTDGLTEVGATLLGIELAEVLLARGAADIADLAAS; encoded by the coding sequence ATGACCGTCCGGATCGGAACCAGGGCCAGCAAGCTGGCCCTGACCCAGACCCGGCAGACCGCGGACCAGCTGACCGCCGTCGGCGGCTTCCCGGTGGAGCTGGTCCACATCCGGACCGACGGCGACGTCCTCACCGGATCCTTGTCCCAGATGGGCGGCACCGGCGTCTTCGTCGCCGCCCTTCGCGATGCCCTGCTGCAGGATAAATGCGACGTCGCCGTGCACTCGCTCAAGGACCTCCCTACCGGGGCGGCACTCGGGCTGACACTTGCGGCTACCCCCAAGCGGGTAGACGTCCGTGACGTGGTGTGCGCCCGCGACGGACTCAAGCTCGCGGACCTGCCCGCTGGAGCCACTGTCGGCACCGGCTCGCCGCGGCGCGCCGCCCAGCTCAGGGCAGCCCGTCCGGACCTGGACATCCGCGATATCCGCGGCAACGTGGACACCCGGCTCGGGCGGGTCCCCGGCCTGCCCGGGAACAGCACTGACGCCGTCGTCAACGGAAAAAGCTGCGACCTCGACGCCGTAGTGCTCGCCGCCGCCGGATTGCAGCGGATCGGCCGGCTCGACGCTGTCAGCGAATTCCTTGGGACCGAGGTCATGCTGCCAGCGGCCGGGCAGGGCTCCCTCGCCATCGAATGCCGCTACGCCGACGCGCCGCGCAAGGCGGGCTCCACCGAAGGATCGCAAGGCGTGCTGGCACAGGCCCTCGCCGCCCTGGATGACCCCGATACCCGGCTGGCAGTCACCGCAGAGCGGGCGCTGCTGGCCCGGCTGGAAGCCGGCTGCGCCGCACCTGTGGGCGCCTACGCCCAACGAAAGGGCAACTTGTTGCACCTCGAAGCAGTGGTCTGCGCCGTCGACGGAACGGCCACTGTCCGGGACGAGAAATCCACGGACGGACTCACCGAGGTCGGGGCAACCCTGCTCGGCATTGAGCTCGCCGAAGTCCTGCTGGCCCGCGGCGCAGCCGACATCGCAGACCTGGCCGCGTCCTGA
- a CDS encoding ferrochelatase, with the protein MSPLNPQDALTTVNDVTEAGRMAPKDYDAVLLASFGGPEGQDDVLPFLRNVTRGRGIPDERLEEVSHHYRANGGISPINAQNRELKAAMEAEFSARGIDLPIFWGNRNWDPYIPQTLQEIYDAGHRKVLMVTTSAYSCYSSCRQYREDIGMALTETGLDGRLEVDKVRQYFDHPGFVEPFIEGTAAGLADVRRQLAEAGTPDAQVHILFATHSIPTRDAAASGNSEGEPRQFEEDSAYVAQHLATGTEVIRRVEAETGDTAPWSLVYQSRSGAPHVPWLEPDINDAIEELAGKGVKGIVIVPLGFVSDHMEVLWDLDTEALETCGKLGLAATRVPTPGTHRKFVGGIVDLISERTKANNIADRPHLTKLGPWYDVCRPGCCANFRGQKPAISAADTTVGTGHDPYPPAPAGATAPAGDQDTP; encoded by the coding sequence ATGAGCCCGCTGAATCCCCAAGACGCCCTCACAACCGTCAACGACGTCACCGAGGCGGGCCGGATGGCCCCCAAGGACTACGACGCCGTCCTCCTGGCCTCCTTCGGCGGCCCGGAAGGTCAGGATGACGTCCTTCCGTTCCTGCGCAATGTCACCCGCGGCCGCGGCATCCCGGATGAACGGCTCGAAGAGGTCTCGCACCATTACCGCGCCAACGGCGGCATCAGCCCGATCAACGCCCAGAACCGGGAGCTCAAGGCCGCGATGGAGGCCGAGTTCTCGGCTCGGGGCATCGACCTGCCGATCTTCTGGGGCAACCGCAACTGGGATCCGTACATCCCGCAGACCCTGCAGGAGATCTACGACGCCGGGCACCGCAAGGTGCTGATGGTCACCACCAGCGCCTACTCCTGCTACTCCAGCTGCCGCCAGTACCGCGAGGACATCGGCATGGCGCTGACGGAGACCGGCCTGGACGGACGGCTCGAAGTCGACAAGGTCCGCCAATACTTTGACCACCCCGGCTTTGTCGAACCGTTTATCGAAGGAACCGCCGCCGGCCTCGCCGACGTCCGGCGCCAGCTGGCCGAGGCGGGGACCCCCGACGCGCAGGTGCACATTCTCTTCGCCACGCACTCCATTCCCACCCGCGATGCGGCCGCCTCCGGAAACTCCGAGGGCGAGCCGCGCCAGTTCGAGGAAGACTCCGCCTACGTGGCCCAGCACCTGGCCACGGGCACCGAGGTCATCCGCCGGGTGGAGGCGGAGACAGGCGACACCGCCCCCTGGTCACTGGTCTACCAGTCCCGCTCCGGGGCACCGCACGTGCCGTGGCTCGAGCCCGACATCAACGACGCCATCGAAGAACTCGCCGGCAAGGGCGTCAAGGGAATCGTGATCGTTCCGCTGGGCTTCGTCAGCGACCACATGGAGGTCCTCTGGGATCTCGACACCGAGGCGCTGGAAACCTGCGGAAAGCTCGGCTTGGCCGCAACCCGGGTCCCCACCCCCGGAACGCACCGCAAGTTCGTCGGCGGGATCGTGGACCTGATCAGTGAACGCACGAAGGCCAACAACATCGCCGACCGACCGCACCTGACCAAGCTCGGACCCTGGTACGACGTGTGCCGTCCCGGCTGCTGCGCGAATTTCCGCGGGCAGAAGCCGGCCATCTCCGCCGCCGACACCACCGTCGGCACCGGCCACGACCCGTACCCGCCGGCCCCCGCCGGCGCAACCGCTCCGGCGGGGGACCAGGACACCCCATGA
- the hemQ gene encoding hydrogen peroxide-dependent heme synthase — MSHTSAETVTKTASASEESGEQFFTLWTVFKRTSDVLRSSEAAGEFEALTARLAEAGVVHRGSYDVSGMRADADIMVWLHGSEPEALQRAVRDIRRSKLFTGTDIAWSAMGVHREAEFAKSHTPAFSRGVEPAEWLCVYPFVRSYEWYLLPDAERGAMLRDHGLLGRDFPQVIANTVSSFALGDWEWILGLEAPELVNLVDLMRHLRATEARHHVREEVPFYTGRRVNAAEIAEVLS; from the coding sequence ATGAGCCACACTTCTGCCGAAACTGTCACTAAAACTGCATCAGCCAGCGAAGAATCAGGCGAGCAGTTCTTCACGCTCTGGACGGTTTTCAAGCGGACCTCCGACGTTCTCCGCAGCAGCGAGGCTGCCGGGGAATTCGAGGCGCTCACCGCCCGCCTGGCGGAAGCCGGCGTAGTCCACCGCGGCAGCTACGACGTCTCGGGGATGCGGGCCGACGCGGACATCATGGTCTGGCTGCACGGTTCCGAGCCCGAAGCCCTCCAGCGGGCCGTCCGGGACATTCGCCGCAGCAAACTGTTCACCGGCACCGATATCGCGTGGTCCGCCATGGGCGTGCACCGGGAGGCCGAGTTCGCCAAGAGCCACACTCCCGCTTTCTCCCGCGGCGTGGAACCGGCAGAGTGGCTCTGCGTCTACCCGTTTGTCCGTTCTTACGAGTGGTACCTGCTCCCCGACGCCGAACGTGGCGCAATGCTCCGGGACCACGGCCTGCTGGGCCGGGACTTCCCGCAGGTCATCGCCAACACCGTGTCCTCCTTCGCCCTCGGTGACTGGGAATGGATCCTCGGCCTGGAAGCCCCAGAGCTCGTGAACCTCGTGGACCTGATGCGCCACCTGCGGGCCACCGAAGCCCGCCACCACGTCCGCGAAGAAGTCCCGTTCTACACCGGCCGCCGGGTCAACGCCGCCGAGATTGCCGAGGTCCTCTCATGA
- the hemG gene encoding protoporphyrinogen oxidase: MEAPRGGAAENAPQTAVVVGGGISGLLAARALARAGIRTTVLEASEAWGGCVGSHVVAGLTLDSGAESFATRSSAVADLAAELGLSSQIVAPQPGGAWVQLPEGPRELPRTGVLGIPANPWDPEVRRTLGLSGSLRASLDRLLPANIGTKAEATSVSALVRTRMGRRVLERLVAPVVGGVHSADPDVLDVDMVAPGLRAGIKEHGSLAAAVAAQRRGARAGGAGGEGAAPPALQKAGSAVAGLRGGMHTLITALLTEARRGGVTLLNGTKADSVERTAEGWRVTSGDTARDAGLLVVAVDGPAAVGLLSGALPELAGLSPEAGPDVSLVTLVVDLPRLDARPRGTGVLVAPQSLGIQAKALTHATAKWQWLLDQTGPGTHVVRLSYGRGDARHGATARPEPRSEAELFLAALQDASELLSVPLTDADVIDWDVVRWGGALPFASLGHRRRVAEVRRICAADGALAVVGGWLSGNGLAAIVADTPNQVRRLIT, translated from the coding sequence ATGGAGGCACCCCGCGGCGGCGCTGCGGAGAACGCACCGCAGACCGCGGTGGTAGTGGGTGGTGGCATCTCCGGCCTGCTCGCGGCCCGGGCACTGGCCAGAGCCGGCATCCGCACCACGGTGCTGGAGGCCTCCGAAGCCTGGGGCGGCTGCGTCGGCAGCCACGTTGTGGCCGGCCTGACCCTCGACAGCGGTGCCGAGTCCTTCGCGACCCGTTCCTCCGCCGTCGCAGACCTCGCCGCCGAGTTGGGTCTGTCCTCGCAGATCGTCGCACCGCAGCCGGGCGGGGCCTGGGTCCAGCTGCCCGAGGGCCCACGCGAACTGCCCCGCACCGGAGTTCTCGGCATTCCGGCGAACCCCTGGGATCCGGAAGTCCGCCGCACCCTCGGCCTTTCCGGATCGCTCCGGGCATCGCTCGATAGGCTCCTGCCGGCCAATATCGGCACCAAGGCAGAGGCCACGAGCGTGTCTGCTCTGGTCCGCACCCGGATGGGTCGCAGAGTACTGGAACGGCTGGTGGCCCCCGTCGTCGGCGGGGTTCACTCCGCGGATCCGGACGTCCTCGACGTCGACATGGTGGCACCGGGCCTGCGCGCCGGTATCAAGGAACATGGCTCCCTCGCCGCCGCCGTCGCTGCGCAACGGCGCGGTGCTCGGGCCGGGGGCGCCGGGGGAGAGGGCGCCGCACCACCGGCACTGCAAAAGGCTGGATCGGCCGTCGCCGGGCTGCGCGGCGGGATGCACACCCTCATCACCGCCCTGCTGACCGAGGCCCGGCGCGGGGGAGTGACGCTGCTCAACGGCACCAAGGCCGACTCGGTGGAGCGGACCGCCGAAGGCTGGCGGGTCACCTCCGGAGATACAGCGCGCGACGCCGGGCTGCTGGTTGTCGCCGTGGACGGTCCGGCGGCCGTCGGACTACTGTCCGGCGCCCTGCCGGAACTTGCCGGCCTCAGCCCCGAGGCCGGACCCGACGTCAGCCTCGTCACCCTCGTGGTGGATCTGCCCCGGCTCGACGCCCGGCCGCGCGGCACCGGTGTCCTGGTCGCACCGCAGAGCCTGGGGATCCAGGCTAAAGCCCTCACCCATGCGACCGCCAAGTGGCAGTGGTTGCTGGACCAGACCGGTCCCGGAACCCACGTCGTCCGGCTCTCCTATGGACGCGGGGATGCCCGGCACGGAGCCACGGCCCGGCCCGAGCCCCGCTCCGAGGCAGAACTGTTCCTGGCCGCGCTGCAGGACGCCTCCGAGCTGCTGTCCGTTCCGCTCACCGATGCGGACGTCATCGACTGGGATGTGGTGCGCTGGGGCGGCGCCCTGCCCTTCGCCTCGCTGGGGCACAGGCGCCGGGTCGCCGAGGTTCGCCGTATCTGCGCGGCGGACGGCGCGCTGGCCGTGGTGGGTGGATGGCTGTCCGGCAACGGCCTGGCCGCGATCGTCGCTGATACGCCGAACCAGGTCCGGCGCCTGATCACCTGA
- the hemE gene encoding uroporphyrinogen decarboxylase, translating into MTPRAAATPDLSGLDAGHPLMDGRTADSPLITAYRGGKPSRRPVWFMRQAGRSLPEYLKVREGVAMLDSCLRPELASEITLQPVRRHDVDAAIFFSDIVIPLKLAGVGVDIVPGVGPVLEKPVRTAADVAALPQLTWESLEPIREAVRLTVAQLGKTPLIGFAGAPFTLAAYMVEGKPSRDHLGPRTMMHADPETWTALANWAADASGMFLRAQLEAGASAGQLFDSWAGSLGLADYRNFVAPASARALDHVRNLGAPLIHFGTGTSELLVAMRDVGVDVVGVDYRLPLDEANRRLGGTVPLQGNIDPALLSAPWEVLEAHVRAVIAAGASAPGHVLNLGHGVPPETDPAVLTRVVELIHSISPE; encoded by the coding sequence ATGACTCCTCGCGCTGCGGCAACTCCTGATCTCTCCGGCCTCGACGCAGGGCACCCGTTGATGGACGGGCGCACCGCGGATTCGCCGCTCATCACCGCCTACCGCGGCGGCAAGCCCTCCCGCCGTCCGGTGTGGTTCATGCGCCAGGCCGGCCGTTCGCTCCCCGAGTACCTCAAGGTACGCGAGGGCGTCGCGATGCTGGATTCCTGCCTGCGCCCCGAGCTGGCGTCCGAGATCACCCTCCAGCCGGTGCGCCGCCACGACGTTGACGCTGCCATCTTCTTTTCCGACATCGTGATACCGCTCAAGTTGGCGGGGGTCGGCGTCGACATCGTTCCAGGCGTGGGGCCCGTGCTGGAGAAGCCTGTCCGCACGGCAGCCGACGTTGCCGCCCTGCCACAGCTGACCTGGGAATCCCTTGAGCCCATCCGCGAAGCCGTCCGGCTCACCGTGGCCCAGCTGGGCAAGACCCCGCTGATCGGCTTTGCCGGCGCACCGTTCACGCTCGCGGCGTACATGGTGGAGGGAAAGCCCTCCCGCGACCACCTCGGACCGCGCACCATGATGCACGCCGACCCGGAAACCTGGACGGCCCTGGCAAACTGGGCAGCGGACGCCTCAGGGATGTTCCTGCGCGCGCAACTGGAAGCGGGAGCCTCCGCCGGCCAGCTGTTCGACTCCTGGGCCGGTTCTCTGGGCCTGGCCGACTACAGGAATTTCGTCGCCCCAGCCTCCGCGCGTGCCCTGGACCACGTCCGGAACCTCGGCGCGCCGCTGATCCACTTCGGCACCGGGACCTCGGAACTGCTTGTTGCCATGCGCGACGTCGGTGTCGATGTTGTCGGGGTGGACTACCGGCTGCCGCTCGATGAAGCCAACCGCCGGCTGGGCGGCACGGTGCCGCTGCAGGGCAACATCGACCCGGCCCTCTTGTCCGCACCCTGGGAGGTGCTGGAAGCCCATGTCCGGGCTGTGATCGCGGCGGGCGCCTCGGCGCCCGGCCACGTGCTGAACCTGGGTCACGGCGTGCCGCCGGAAACGGATCCGGCCGTGCTCACGCGCGTCGTCGAACTCATCCACTCGATTTCCCCGGAGTAG